In Panicum virgatum strain AP13 chromosome 5K, P.virgatum_v5, whole genome shotgun sequence, the genomic window AGAACGAGAAATTCGCAGGCGTACCCCTAGCCACCAACGTACCAGCAGCATCACCCCTCATTGAACTATTGAAGGATAGCATATCCCTTGTGTCGATTTATGGAATGGGGAAAAAATAGAGTACGAAATAGGAATAAGGTGAGGTCATTTACTCATGTACCACTAATCCATACCCAGTGGGAGAGGTGGGTTTTGGCTAGGAAATTACTCACAGAGCAAATAATCTCTGCTATCTAATGTTGTAGGTATATGATGAACTGCTTGCATCCATAATTCGCGTTTGCGCATGGAAGTAAATCATAATGACAGAATTTGAATATATACTAAAGAATGCAATGTCTTCTTCGTACTTTCAGTTCATAACACCCTATAAAAGGTTTCATAAACAAAAGGCCCTTCTTGTACCAGATCCCATGGAAAATTGAGGCTATAAATGTTCTGTTTAGAGTCATTGGTTGTGGGATCCCAAAATGTGTCAGTTGGGCATCATAGCAAGAGCAGTAGCCAAGCAAGTAAATGAAACAAGTGCAGTAACAAAGTTCTTTGTGTCATGAAAATGTCGATGCAGTTATGTATGTGTTAATACTTCAAGGGACATATGAAGACGCAGCCACCTTAATTCTTAGGTTAACGAAAAGAAGTTTCACATCAGTTAATTTTGTACTTGCTTATCAATTCAGCTGGATGTTGGAACCAGCCTAACCTATGGCTACATTTACTGGAACATGAAATCTGTATGCCCCggtgttttccttttttttttttggaatctcTGGTGCAGAATTAAAACTAATAATTGACATCCATGATGTCTTTTTGTTAGAATAAGATCACACATATAAGGACTTGTACTGTGCCAAGCTATATAATCACACCACAAATCATCAAATAGGTCAAATATACTATTTTCCCACTATGGCAAATTTCAGAATGAAAAGATTAGAGATCGCACATATAAGGACTTGTACATGTACTGCGTCATATATGTGTTTTGCAGCTATTTATCTGTTGTCCGACAGCAAACAAGTATAAATGATAAGCAAGATAGAATATTGGTAGGTACAAAAAAGAGTGCAACGCCTCATTATCTTTAGTCCTTTCCAAAAAAAAGGACCCCATAGAAGCATTAATAATGTATAGCTACACTGCAAGAGTGCTAAGCATGTTTACATAAAAATGCTATTGATGTCTGAAAGTCAAATTGCAACACGTTCCGTGGGTTAAAATTTCTCTTTTTTGCTTGAACATATATGAACCAAAAACAAAATATTGTGATTGCTTTTTCTAGGCAACAATTATGGCATATAACTGTAAGTCTGGAACCAACTAGGTTAGAAACATGGTCTTCATCTGCTGTTTACTCAACCTTAAGGAAAATAGAGGGCAAAACTTGTGTGTTGAGGCCACCAGCAATAGGATCCTAAAAGTTGCTATTTGGTCATCATAGGGAAAGCAGTGATCAAGCAAGTAATGGAACAATCGCAATAACAAAGCTCCTTATGAAAGCCAAATATCACTGCATTGATATCTTATAACTTCTAGTGACACAGGAATGTGGCTCACCTTATTTCTAATTTTACAGAAAATACTTCAACCCAACCTGATTCTTTACATGCTTATCCATAGCTTGATTACTGAATCAACCAATATTTGTGGAGTATCGAATTGGGCACCCCCAATGTGTTCTTCTCCCTCTCGAGTGCAGAGCCAAAATTAAAGGTCAGAGCCAATCATCTTTGTTCTCTACCCAAACTGATAATTGACTTCCATAACTCGTCATGTGCGAACAATCAAAAAAGGCACCACATTTACCCTTCCAGGAAGGGGACAGAACAAGATGCAGCCTACCATCCACATACGGAATTGCTAGTTTGGAACAGCACTTAAATGTAGAAGCAGtgtttgttcaaaaaaaaatgtagaaGCAGTAGACGCAACAAATGTTGTGTGCGGTTGCTGTGGTGATCACCTGGTAGATTGGTGGCTGGAGGGGCTCGAAGCAGATGGCGCAGTCGAGAACTTGGGAGTCCATCTTGACCAAGATCTCGCGGTCCGGCCTCCCCGCTTCACCCGCCGCCTTTTCTCCTCCGTCACCATTTCCACCACCACCCCCTCCTCCTACCGCCTCCCTTCCCCATCTCCACTCGCCGTTCTTGGCGCCGTTCCTCGGAGCCGGGCGGCTCCGTCACCGACTCATACTCGAACTCCTCATCTTCCTCCATGGAAAAACCCCTCCTACCTCTTTCAAACCCCCTCCTAACCCTCGTTGGACGTCGGAGTAGACGCGGGCGCATTCTGGACTcggagcagagcagaggcaGAGCGGGGGCGAGGAGGGTTTGATCGGAGCagagagaagatgaagaggagaggagagggcctGTGAAGGAGAAATTGCTACGCGTCACTGAGAACTCGTCCGCGTAAAAGGAGTTGGGGCACATGTAAAAAATACTCTAGAAGctagggattttttttttgggtaatTGGATATGTGCCATTATAATTTTACTGTTTTTGAAGCACACCATTACTATTTGTGAAACTATGCCACTGCCATTGTAATTCTTGTCTAGGCTGGAATATGGCATTATATACGCATCCAACTTCTTTGGGCCCATGTGCAGGTGTATGAgcaatattatatttttgtatggACCTAAAAGCCCCTCCCACTCTATCTCACTTACAGGTGGACCCaatcactgcgttcggcagccagctccagctccagcccaacagtattttcctctcacactactccagccaccagctccagctccagccagcccaacaatatttttctctcacaccattccagctccagcctgccgaacgcagtgaatGTGTCATCACCTTCCTCGGTTTGTCCTCTCCCATTCACTGTTCCTTCGTGAACACAGCACGCGCACCTTTGTCGATTCGGCCGGTGTaggcctcgccggcgacgagcagctAGCCTATGCGCGTGTGCTGGCGTTGGCGCGGCATCCCGCGCGCTCGGCCGGCAGCAGCGCGACGGGCTCGAAGCAGATGCCGGCCCGCGCATTcagccggcggcggggctcgctcGACGCGGCTGCCCGCCCGCGCCCTCGACCGGCTGTGGCGGGGCTCGCTCGACGCGCTCGGCCGGGGGGGGGAGCTCGCTCAACGCCGCCCGCCTGCgcgctcggccggcggcggcggggctcgctcgacgcggccgcccgcccgcgggctcgacggcggcggcggggctcgctcGACGCGTTCGCCCGCCCGTgcgctcggccggcggcggtggggcgtgCTCGACGCGGGTGCCCGCCCAGGCGCTCGGCCGGCGGGCAGCACGGCGGGCTCGATGCGTTCgattggcggcggcgcggatcgcAGACGCATACACCCGCCCACGCGCTTGGCTTGCGGCGGCGatggcaacaacaacaacacggTCCGATCGCCCCACCCGCTAACTCGCTTAGGCTGGAGATGGAGAAGACAGAGGTGAGAAAGAGATGTTGTGAGGAAGAAGGCTGAGGACTGGGGCCCTTATCtcagtgagtgagagagagaatggGAAGGGGTAATCTTGTCCATACGAATATACCGAACCCACCGTATGTCTGACGCTGGGCCCAAAATGTCTCCAGACATATACAATGGCGTATCTCAAATATGTGCAGGTTATAATGGTAGTGGCATAGTTTCTTGAATAATAATGGTGTGTtttaaaaatagagaaattataATGGCACAGATCTAATTAACCACCTTTTTTTTGGTTGCATAACACTGGAGTATGTCTCAAGTTTAATCGCATAACACCAAAAGTTGTATTTGATTTACTACCGTAATCTTTTTTCATATTTGCAAGGCATTCTGTAATTTGTagcgtaaaaaaaaagagataatgTACAAGCAGCCCTGCAACAAGCAAAATGATAATATTAGGATGCTGTGTGTTACCCATCCATAAACCACAATGTTCGTGGCGACCACCCCAATCATCAATCTTGTAAAGAGAAACAAATTGTCACAAGGGCTTGTTCAGAAAGAGATGTCCCAGACCACTATCAGAGATTCAGAGCAGGTCATGGTTGGATCCGGGAGAACCTGAATAGTCCCAGCAGTTGCAATTCATGAACTTGCAGCGCGAACAACTCAACTTGAATTTCAACATATATTCAGCATGTTGGGAGCATCAGAACAGTCATAGAGAAGAGTTGCTCAACGAGTGAACACATATGGCTACAGTGAGTAGCAGACGAGTAATATGCTCTAGCACTTGCCCAACAAAACACAGATTATGCTAGCATGACCTAGTCGATCGTCGATCGATAATCAAAATTGCTCGAGTGAATTCAGCAGCGCATGGGCGTCAGCCGGAGGCCCTGTCGATGCGGACGCTGAGGAGCatctgcctcgccgcgccgcggagCATCTTGCGGGGCACCCCGAGGAACGtggcctcctcgtcgtccgccgccaccgcgccggccgccgcggcgctcggcacCTCCATGTCCACCAGCACGCTCTCCACCTTGCCCGTGGCGGGGGCCTTGCCCCCCGTCGCCCACAGCTTGCACGTGTACTgcggccccgccaccgccgcgccgggcgCCCTGACGCACGACACCGTCACCGGCacggcgcgcgccgcgcggtCGCCCACGGCGAGGACGAAcacgcgccggccgcccccgccgccgccgtcctcctcctcctccgcgacgAGCAGGCGCCGCGCCTCGGGCTCCGCCACGCGGAGGCGGACCGTCTCGCCGTACCGGACGTGATCCACGGGCCAGgagtgcggcgcggcggcgaggtgggcgacgagcgccgccggcgagccggcgaaAGCGCAGCCGGGCTCCCCGCAGCCGCAGGGCGCGTGCGGGCACGCGGTCCCGTGGTCGGCGGCCTGGTAGTAGGCGACGGAGGCCTCGCAGCCGTGCGCCTGGTGCGGGCACGGCACCACGGCCTTGGCGACGAAGACGTCCATGAGACCATGACCGGGCAGGGAGCGtagaggccgccgccgtcgcaggagTGGCACTGGTTGGTGGGGAGCTGGCCGTGGCAGCTGCCGCAGACCGTGTGCCCGACCACGCACTGCAAAAAGATCCGGTTTTTTCTCTCCATTTCGACGGTAACGCAAGAACGAGCAATGGATTTGGAGATTGCTAGTACTAGAGAAGGAGGTAGTCGAGCAGACCTGGAAGATCGGGGGCTTCAACGGGAAGGTGCAGATCGGGCAGTGGAGCATCTCCTTGTCGATCCTGACCACGACCTCCGCCCTCGCGGCGGCGCCATCCACCGCGGCGAGCGCGCTTCCTTGGCTTGCTTCCTCATCCCCGGCCGGCACCTCTTGCTTCACCCGAGCCCCGGGAGGCGACCGCACCCTCGCCCTCTTGGCGCTGCTCCGCTCGCCGTCCTCCATGGGCGACGGGGTCTCCGATCCGCCCATGGGCAAGCTAGAGCCTGGAGACGCAGGGGGCAGGACCGAGGACGACGAAGGCCATATTTGGTTCACTCGCGGAAACgttttcatgaaaactttttgTTACTTCAACAACCAATTAAGGGTATTAAATAaattctaattacaaaattagaTCCACAACTATAGTACTGTAGTAATAACTCTAACTAATGAGGATTTTGACCGTacaattacctccacaactatggtactgtagcagtaaCTCTAACTAATAAGGCTTTTAACCGAACGATTAGTGAATAATTGAGCACGgtcactgtagcattactgtaaccaatcatgatgaaacttgagttattagattcgtctcgaaaaattatacTTATCtctgaaaaaattttacaaataaaatttatttagtacttcatacgaacattcattttttttgaaattgtgATGTAACCCCTTAACCAAGCATGGCCGAAGACGGACAATCCCACTCGAGTCCTCCCTCCGTCCATCCCCTTTGCCACTGACGATCCCAGCGAGGCAGCGACACACAAgcagggttaaccgaaccgtcggtaaccggtccggtttgaccggttaccggtcaaaccggtccggaccggtaccggttcggtccggtatgaaaccggtccaaattcaaaatttaaatttgaattcaaaaaaatgaaaaattcccaaaaaattcctaaaaatacttcaaggtgcaatgaatctaatggtgtcaaattttctccaaaattcgttcatttagtatggttttcggaatttataagttaaataaaaaaagaaaaagaaaaaaaaccgcggcccattaaggcccatcgcgCGGCAGAGGTTATTTAACGTCGCGTGTCCCTCAGCCGAAGCCTCACCAGCGCCTCCCTCACCCGCTCCCCCCTCACTGACCCCTGTCCGCCGCCAGaagtcgccgcccgccgctcgagGCCGGTTAGCCGCTCTCAGATCCCGGCTAACCGGTCTCCCTCACCGGTAAGCCGGACCGGTAGTAGATCTACCGGTCCCGTCCGGTTTTCCGCCCGGGGAGGCCGGTTTACCGGTATGGGGAGGCGGTAAACCGCCGATTAGCGTCGGTAAGCCGCGGTcaggtttgtttttttttcccctaggatttaggtgtatttagatgttttgttttaggatttaggtgtatgacttaggtatatttagaatttagggaagatttatttatattacatgattttttgcactatgtagtaggttttagctagatttaatttaggtgtattagatgatttttgacaCTATAACTTAGGTAGGAGtaagaatattagatgatatatttttgttgtgcatgtatgcagatagacaatggcaagcagagatgttgtgtgggaacacggtgaaaatctttatcccggatggcgatgtaactattgtcgtacgcagaaaggaggaggtggtgcgactagattgaaacaacatttggctgggcgcggggcagaggtgatccattgcaggaatgtgccacctgatgtgcgggacttctttcagcgtgagttggatagggcaaagaaggcaactgctgaccgggcccgagagaggttgagacgggagaaggctgcagcagagggaaactatcccggtgatgaagaagatgaggaggctcaggtgcagcgtgccatggatctatcgagagcggaagcagagttccgacggggggtggaacagagaggaggtgcatatgagcgtggagggggtagtggttcgacgagggggaatgttaTGCAGAGAATGTTTCGAAAGtccacttcgcagagggagagtcctgtggtggaggactataacttggcagctggtgggagaagaggaatgacacaaacaaggattgatacaggctcctggacgcagaagggtaagaacgcaaaggaagctattggtaaagcttggtcaaagtttttccatattgcaggagtacctggaagacaggctgacagtccatactttATCAGCGCGGTTagggagacacagaagtggggtaagttttctttcattgcaaTGATACCTATAAACTTACATTTTTGTATCTtatgattttcatatggttgcaggtgaaggtatcgcatcacccactggacgggatattgatggcaagtaccttgatcagaatgagcaagacttgaagacgaggtacgtaaagtttcagaaagactggcCCTTATTTGGCATCACGTTaatgtgtgattcatggactggtccgacgaggatgagtgtcatcaactttttgatatattgcaatggggtcatgTGGTTCCATAAGTCTATTGATGCGACTGGAAGAATTCAAAATGCTGCATATTTGTTCAAGGTAGTCCCTCAACCTGTTCCATTCACATTGTGTATGTTTTGTCATGTTACTAAAAAATCCGTCTTCCAttgcaggagattcgaaaggtggtggaagagattggaccggagaatgtcgtgcacgtagtcaccgacaacggctcgaATTACAAAAAAGCATGCAATGAACTACTAAGTGATGTGTATGACCACATAgcttggacaccttgtctagcacacaccgtcaatttgatgttgaaggatatagctcgaaggcctgaacatggtgttatcatcaagcagtgcaagcgaatttcaaattggttacacaatcatggtcagttgaatacaatgatgaggaacgcaatcggtggtgagttggtcaagtggaatgccactcgatttggaaccaactacatgttcctagagagcatctatcggaaacgtgatcgtttcatgcagtggatggcatctactgagttccaacacagcaaatgggcgaataccgaagatggtagatttactcatgcaagtttttcaagtatggagtggtgggatgcattgaaatatatcatcgacacagttcaaccaatatacaagttcctccgcttcgctgatcaggacaagaagccgaacatgtgcgaagtcgtgatggcctaccagactatgaaacaggagctgaagtctttctttggaacaaatgttTCCACACTGAAAGAGTATGTTGAGGTGGTGGACGAGAGGTTGGATGATGTGTTCATAGGCACGTATGTGGGTCCAGGTAAGCACACATCAGTCGTCTATTTTTAAACTCTATTGAAATAatgcttatttgaagtgatttatattttgcagctgctgtcctaaatccgaggtatgCCTATACGATGGAACCAACTCAACAAATGTTTCGTGGACTTAAGGATACATTTCAGCGCATGACGGATCTCCAGAGCGCCGTCCAGGCATTGCAGGAGCTTGACGTGTTTCGGCAGAAAATTGGCGAGTATAGCAGTGATATGGCAATGCGGATGGCGATggacatcagcatgcagccaccgacgagatgggtgtacgaatgggaagacccccatttttacactatgttagttcaggaatggcagacaacatcggcgtggacgggccaaacttggcaacactacaaggctgagctgcttagagtgcgaggtatcgctttgatgtccaccgccgaataccaaaccgcatctcaaatgggggtcttcccattcctacgttgaacttttcatttcatgtgtataagtgtatgactccgtatttgtatgcaccctattactattgtatttgtatgcataatTATAACTCATTGCTTTGGTAGggtcatttacattaaaatgtgcatagctcatgtcgaaatttccttttatttcacaccgggaATTAATTTTTCAAGCGGCGAAAAAATACTCTAAacaaccggtataccggccaaaccggccggtataccggtgtaaccggtcggtataccgaaGTGAGTCGCAAcacaaaaccggccggtataccggccaaaccggccggtataccggtatacccggccggtataccggtcggaaccgccACCAcggtaaaatttgaattcaaattcgcatttgaccggttccgaccggtaaccggcctaaccggaccggtaaaccggtacc contains:
- the LOC120709658 gene encoding putative E3 ubiquitin-protein ligase SINA-like 6; translated protein: MGGSETPSPMEDGERSSAKRARVRSPPGARVKQEVPAGDEEASQGSALAAVDGAAARAEVVVRIDKEMLHCPICTFPLKPPIFQLPRPAPHQPVPLLRRRRPLRSLPGHGLMDVFVAKAVVPCPHQAHGCEASVAYYQAADHGTACPHAPCGCGEPGCAFAGSPAALVAHLAAAPHSWPVDHVRYGETVRLRVAEPEARRLLVAEEEEDGGGGGGRRVFVLAVGDRAARAVPVTVSCVRAPGAAVAGPQYTCKLWATGGKAPATGKVESVLVDMEVPSAAAAGAVAADDEEATFLGVPRKMLRGAARQMLLSVRIDRASG
- the LOC120709659 gene encoding uncharacterized protein LOC120709659, with the translated sequence MCEVVMAYQTMKQELKSFFGTNVSTLKEYVEVVDERLDDVFIGTYVGPAAVLNPRYAYTMEPTQQMFRGLKDTFQRMTDLQSAVQALQELDVFRQKIGEYSSDMAMRMAMDIRSFTLKCA